In one Dermatophilaceae bacterium Sec6.4 genomic region, the following are encoded:
- a CDS encoding SHOCT domain-containing protein, with protein sequence MTVANSGLMWVWPGVLLLSVAVLVWGLALLRRAGVRRPARRVPGGGDDMAGAILTERLARGAIDQAEYEQRRRVLDEQ encoded by the coding sequence ATGACCGTTGCAAATTCGGGCCTGATGTGGGTCTGGCCCGGCGTGCTACTGCTGAGTGTGGCGGTGCTGGTGTGGGGCCTTGCGCTTCTGCGACGCGCCGGCGTCAGACGCCCGGCACGCCGGGTGCCGGGCGGGGGCGATGACATGGCGGGCGCCATCCTCACCGAGCGGCTCGCCCGTGGGGCGATCGACCAGGCGGAGTATGAACAGCGCAGAAGGGTTCTCGATGAGCAGTGA